Proteins encoded together in one Falco biarmicus isolate bFalBia1 chromosome 4, bFalBia1.pri, whole genome shotgun sequence window:
- the INHBA gene encoding inhibin beta A chain — MLLLWKRGFLLVLCWIIVRSSPTPGSEGHSSVTDCPSCALATLSKDVPSSQPEMVEAVKKHILNMLHLRDRPNITQPVPKAALLNAIKKLHVGKVGEDGYVEIEDDVGRRAEMNEVVEQTSEIITFAESGTAKKMLHFEISKEGSELSVVEHAEVWLFLKVSKANRSRTKVTIRLFQQQRQPKGNSEGAEDMEDGGLKGEKSETLISEKAVDTRKSTWHIFPVSSSVQRLLDQGKSSLDVRIACDLCQETGASLVLLGKKKKKEDDGEGKEKDAGEFTGEEEKEQSHRPFLMMLARHSEDRQHRRRRRGLECDGKVNICCKKQFFVSFKDIGWSDWIIAPTGYHANYCEGECPSHIAGTSGSSLSFHSTVINHYRMRGHSPFANLKSCCVPTKLRPMSMLYYDDGQNIIKKDIQNMIVEECGCS; from the exons ATGCTTTTGCTTTGGAAGAGAGGATTTTTGTTGGTGCTTTGCTGGATTATAGTGAGGAGTTCCCCAACCCCAGGATCCGAGGGGCACAGTTCAGTCACTGACTGTCCATCATGTGCCCTCGCCACGCTCTCAAAGGATGTGCCCAGCTCACAGCCTGAGATGGTGGAAGCAGTAAAGAAGCACATACTGAACATGTTGCACTTGAGGGACAGACCTAATATCACCCAGCCGGTGCCCAAGGCAGCACTTTTAAATGCCATCAAAAAACTCCACGTGGGAAAGGTGGGAGAGGATGGTTATGTGGAAATAGAGGATGATGTTGGAAGAAGAGCCGAAATGAATGAAGTTGTGGAGCAAACCTCAGAAATCATCACTTTTGCAGAATCAG GCACAGCCAAGAAAATGTTGCACTTTGAGATTTCCAAGGAAGGCAGTGAATTATCGGTGGTGGAACATGCTGAAGTGTGGCTTTTCCTGAAGGTCTCCAAGGCCAACCGGAGCAGGACAAAAGTCACCATCCGCCTGTTTCAACAGCAGCGGCAGCCAAAAGGCAACTCTGAAGGAGCAGAAGATATGGAGGATGGGGGCCTGAAAGGTGAAAAGAGTGAGACTTTGATTTCAGAAAAGGCAGTGGACACCCGTAAGAGCACTTGGCACATCTTTCCTGTCTCCAGCAGTGTCCAGAGACTTCTGGACCAAGGGAAGAGCTCTTTGGATGTGCGGATTGCCTGTGACCTGTGCCAAGAGACGGGTGCCAGCCTGGTGCTactgggaaagaagaagaaaaaggaagatgatggggaagggaaggaaaaggatgctGGAGAATTCacaggagaagaggagaaagagcaaTCACATCGGCCCTTCCTGATGATGCTTGCCCGACACTCAGAGGACCGTCAGCACAGGCGGCGGAGACGAGGCCTGGAGTGTGATGGCAAAGTCAACATTTGCTGCAAGAAGCAGTTCTTTGTCAGCTTCAAGGACATAGGATGGAGTGACTGGATCATTGCACCTACAGGTTATCATGCCAACTACTGCGAAGGAGAGTGCCCCAGCCATATAGCAGGCACATCTGGTTCATCGTTATCTTTCCACTCCACTGTCATCAACCATTACCGCATGCGGGGCCATAGCCCCTTTGCCAACCTCAAGTCATGTTGCGTGCCCACCAAGCTGCGGCCCATGTCCATGCTCTACTATGACGATGGCCAGAACATCATTAAGAAAGACATACAGAACATGATTGTGGAGGAGTGTGGCTGTTCATAG